From the Trichoplusia ni isolate ovarian cell line Hi5 chromosome 1, tn1, whole genome shotgun sequence genome, the window ACCGCAAATGCATACGACATGTGCTGCCATCTCTGAGCAAACAAGAAAAACAGTACCTAAAGCCATCTAGTAGTGACCCTTAGTACTAATATGCTCATGTGATTTACTCACCGTAGCTCTTAACTAAATAGTTCGCAGTtttaaaactagatggcgtttttGTGAGCGCCATTGTTTATGCGGTCTTTTTgtctcaaatatataaaaaaagaatcgaTGGTAAATTCCCTACCCTTTTTTTAAGCGGTAAAAATTATAGTATCAGATATTTTGTAATTCCTATATGAAACTATTTTTCTCGCAAAAGGAACAATTGTACTAACTTAGTGACTTATCCGGTTTTGACACAAatcatgtttaaatattaatcagcCAGTGTAGTGAGATTGCAAGCTAACTGCAATTAAACTGCAATAGGAACGCACGTTTGGTTTGCAATTCTTTTGCAGTCGTGTTAAcgtgtcatcatcatcatcatcatctcagcctatagctgtccactgctggacataggccgcTCCATATGcactccagcgcgaccggttcactgccacctgcatccaacgaatTCGATCTTAAGAGcactaaaatattcacaatacaTGTTGTTGTCTATTTGTTCCAGTACTTCATGTTCGAGTTGTACGTATCTATAAGAGATCTACAAAGGACCAGCATCTGGCTTGCCGTCATGGAACCTCGGTGCTGCGCGCCTCCTCGCCTCATGGGCGAGGCCAGTATCGACCTGGGAGCTATTTGGTCGCAACCAAGTAAGTGGCATCCTAATCTtttgataacggtttactctTGCGTTTTTATCGAAATTGCACAATTTCTACTGGATTCAACCGGATTTTTCAAACATGAGCCGCCTTAATTACGATAacattgcgtttttttttaaattgcgttACGGCAGCGCGTGAAGGGAGTGGGCCAGCTGTGCAAGTCCTGGGCTTACTCAGATCTTATAGTTATTTCtctaatattaacataatatcatCCACAGGCAAGCTGATTCAATCTTGTTCTAAACTTTATGTACAAATTTTCCTTTTCCCATAACCTCTtgcaaataatgtatttattgattgtgacacaaaataaatatatttggtttttaaaaagaaaatcgtactattaaaactatattttaaagtaaatgctAGTTGACATAAAAATTAAG encodes:
- the LOC113494032 gene encoding otoferlin-like translates to MRTKSPEKRSRQKPARQQAYRVETERNPETTPQYFQISVNVLEARKLIWMNPHSANSYVIVVLGKKKHRTTIRRNMEEPYYREYFMFELYVSIRDLQRTSIWLAVMEPRCCAPPRLMGEASIDLGAIWSQPSKWHPNLLITVYSCVFIEIAQFLLDSTGFFKHEPP